Proteins found in one Siniperca chuatsi isolate FFG_IHB_CAS linkage group LG22, ASM2008510v1, whole genome shotgun sequence genomic segment:
- the tdrd7b gene encoding tudor domain-containing protein 7B isoform X2 has protein sequence MADVEVVKKMLRAVLQANKGGVSLSRLQSEYKELTGDQIPHKQMGHNHLDALLASMPTLVRMERNRSGEMVCFASGANETAHIAKVVARQRSSKKTGRPHVVNTQMRVKPAAPLVLNAKPQTSLRQPNHRGRGGGRGGGGGRGAGHGDFRQARDMRDGQPEGKTGAHPNKMSNQNTPNRKGNPPAEKSDKRMTLPSRFQKEVHAHLSRNPQQTGPPLNLNESLTSGKGKPYNPQQVQGRIREILGKYSNGFWVSKLPQIYRELYKQDLPTEAIKDLDTWTHICTVEKTCSSNPSELLLYPAKEQTTTSSPSPILNPNSTSASVPTSNTPKDKPLPSSAQQRPASTHLTRSGSHSPQSPPSSSSSPSPPSSPATLSPDLKLKLEELLVKYSNGLWAHALPKLFQDTYKTKLPGHVLENLHLLSDICTIDYPMPDNPKRAILYRRSSSGGGGGEDENCNRRNSSVSEEELKVRQELGRRLSNQAVPSLQIPKEEYPSVLVVEATNTNGVILRYIGEGYSQAQESMEDEMREFYGLDQSSPTPLSSPSSGQLVAVRADEEEEILRAQVCEVMADKVKVYYVDHGFSEVISKTKVFELHEKFFQLPFQATKCKLAGLEPFCQEPAVLKKFETMASGRILLAEILERGQTPIVVLYDTSQDDDVNINAACMKALQDKTLASPLQVNSAYMNVTVSSVCSDGTIYCQLPSRGLAKLIEILENIETYFHSQVTSEFLVSRPFCGKGCLARYKGKWSRVEITNLHGSRVLDILFIDVGVQASVEVFELREIPPPFLRDLMAIPPQAVKCCLADLAVSVGSWTPDAVQWLREKVLNTTDCSMKVAKADETKRCIYVHLFTDKNFHDPARSLNHQMAQSDLFKKRPDVFLTSHSPAKIFTPTLSSKTSSTSDSTNGSPVSTSVPAKPHLRRTLSGPRGGGGGNTTTTSPPETPSSPSSSLQLPPLLELPPAGNNVDVYVSVACHPGHFVLQPWRDMYKLVVLMGEMILYYNKTEEKPLNIEKNQIYAAKVENSWHRVLVKGVLTNGLVSVYELDYGKHELVSCTQLRPLIKEFRQLPFQGITAQLAGVKPRQWSEEASIVFRNHVEKKPLVAQLEAIQEATNSWDRKLMVFLVDTSQEERDIWVHDIMAEFADELTNEL, from the exons atggCTGACGTGGAGGTGGTGAAGAAGATGCTGCGGGCAGTGCTCCAGGCCAACAAAGGCGGAGTGTCACTGTCTCGTCTGCAGTCAGAGTACAAGGAGCTGACCGGGGATCAGATACCACACAAACAGATGGGACACAACCACCTTGACGCACTGCTAGCCAGCATGCCCACTTTAGTCCGCATGGAGCGCAACCGCTctggagag ATGGTGTGTTTTGCCTCAGGGGCCAATGAGACGGCCCATATAGCCAAGGTGGTGGCTCGTCAGCGCAGCTCCAAGAAGACAGGCCGACCCCACGTGGTGAACACCCAGATGAGGGTCAAACCGGCTGCCCCACTGGTTCTCAATG cCAAACCTCAAACCTCTCTGAGGCAGCCGAACCACCGTGGGCGAGGCGGTGGTAGAGGAGGAGGCGGCGGCCGAGGGGCGGGACATGGAGACTTCAGACAGGCGAGGGACATGAGGGATGGCCAGCCAGAGGGCAAGACTGGGGCACATCCGAACAAGATGTCCAATCAGAACACACCCAACAGGAAAGGGAATCCACCTGCAGAGAA GTCAGACAAGAGGATGACCCTCCCATCACGGTTTCAGAAGGAGGTACATGCTCACCTTTCCAGAAACCCCCAACAGACTGGTC CACCCTTGAATCTGAATGAGAGCCTCACCTCTGGGAAAGGAAAGCCCTACAACCCTCAGCAGGTCCAGGGTCGCATCAGGGAGATCCTGGGGAAGTACAGTAACGGGTTCTGGGTGTCGAAGCTGCCTCAGATCTACAGAGAGCTGTACAAACAGGACCTGCCCACTGAGGCCATCAAAGACCTGGATACCTGGACACACATATGCACT GTAGAGAAAACCTGCAGCAGCAACCCATCAGAGCTGTTACTCTACCCCGCCAAGGAACAGACCACCACATCCTCCCCTTCACCCATCCTTAACCCAAACTCCACCTCTGCCTCTGTCCCGACTTCAAACACCCCCAAAGACAAACCCCTGCCGTCCTCCGCCCAACAGAGACCCGCCAGCACCCATCTTACTCGCTCTGGTTCTCACTCTCCTCAGTCTCCACCATCGTCCTCCTCGTCCCCcagccctccctcctcccctgctACCCTCAGCCCGGACCTGAAGCTGAAactggaggagctgctggtgaAGTACTCCAACGGCTTGTGGGCCCACGCGCTGCCCAAGCTCTTCCAGGACACCTACAAA aCCAAACTGCCCGGACATGTCCTAGAGAACCTTCACCTCCTCTCTGACATCTGCACCATCGACTACCCGATGCCAGACAACCCCAAGAGGGCCATCTTGtacaggaggagcagcagtggaggtggaggaggagaggatgagaaCTGTAATAGGAGGAACTCCTCGGTCAgtgaggaggagctgaaggtGAGGCAGGAGCTGGGGAGGAGGCTCAGTAACCAGGCGGTGCCTTCTCTGCAGATCCCCAAAGAGGAGTACCCCTCTGTGCTGGTGGTGGAGGCCACCAACACCAATGGAGTTATACTCAG gtACATTGGTGAGGGTTACTCCCAGGCCCAGGAATCCATGGAGGATGAAATGAGGGAGTTTTACGGCCTGGACCAAAGCAGTCCAACTCCTTTATCGTCTCCATCCTCTGGCCAACTTGTTGCTGTCAGGGccgatgaggaggaggagattcTGAGGGCGCAAGTTTGCGAGGTCATGGCCGACAAGGTCAAG GTGTACTATGTGGATCATGGCTTCTCAGAGGTGATCAGCAAAACCAAAGTGTTTGAGCTGCACGAGAAGTTTTTCCAACTGCCTTTCCAGGCGACCAAGTGTAAACTGGCAG GCCTGGAGCCGTTCTGTCAGGAGCCTGCTGTGCTGAAGAAGTTTGAGACAATGGCAAGTGGAAGGATCCTATTGGCTGAGATCCTAGAGAGAGGGCAGACCCCTATTGTCGTCCTGTACGACACATCGCAGGATGATGATGTCAACATCAACGCTGCCTGCATGAAAGCCCTGCAGGACAAGACACTAGCCAGCCCGTTGCAG GTGAACAGCGCTTATATGAATGTGACTGTCAGCAGCGTCTGCTCAGATGGGACCATCTACTGCCAGCTGCCCTCCAGAGGCCTTGCCAAGCTGATTGAGATACTGGAGAATATAGAGACATACTTCCACTCACAG GTAACATCAGAGTTCCTGGTATCCAGACCTTTCTGTGGGAAAGGATGTCTGGCCCGCTACAAAGGCAAATGGTCCCGTGTAGAG ATCACCAACCTTCATGGCAGCAGAGTGCTAGACATCCTGTTCATTGATGTGGGTGTCCAGGCATCTGTAGAGGTATTTGAGCTGAGAGAGATCCCACCGCCGTTCCTCCGTGACCTTATGGCCATCCCACCACAG GCTGTGAAATGCTGTCTAGCAGACCTGGCTGTCAGTGTTGGATCCTGGACTCCAGATGCTGTCCAATGGCTTCGAGAGAAAGTGCTCAACACAACAGACTGTAGCATGAAg GTTGCCAAGGCAGATGAAACCAAGCGCTGCATCTACGTCCACCTTTTCACCGACAAGAACTTCCACGACCCGGCCCGTAGCCTCAACCATCAAATGGCCCAGTCTGACTTGTTCAAAAAGCGACCAGATGTTTTCCTGACGAGCCACAG CCCTGCCAAGATCTTCACACCCACTTTATCCTCTAAGACTTCCAGCACCAGTGACTCCACTAATGGGAGTCCAGTGTCAACTTCTGTCCCAGCGAAGCCCCATCTCAGGAGGACTCTATCAGGAcccagaggaggtggaggaggcaacACAACCACCACCAGCCCACCAGAGACACCATCATCCCCCTCATCCTCTCTCCAGCTGCCACCATTACTAGAGCTGCCCCCAGCAG GAAACAACGTTGACGTCTATGTATCAGTGGCGTGCCATCCAGGCCACTTTGTTCTGCAGCCCTGGAGAGATATGTACAAACTGGTGGTGTTAATGGGAGAGATGATTCTCTACTACAATAAAACTGAGGAGAAACCACTCAACATAGAGAAGAATCAGATATACGCTGCCAAAGTGGAGAATAG CTGGCATCGTGTGTTAGTGAAGGGAGTTCTGACCAATGGGTTGGTGTCTGTGTACGAGTTGGACTACGGTAAACATGAACTGGTCAGCTGCACCCAGCTCCGACCTCTGATCAAAGAGTTCAGACAGCTGCCGTTCCAGGGAATCACTGCTCAGCTGGCTG GAGTAAAGCCAAGGCAGTGGTCGGAGGAAGCCTCAATCGTTTTCAGGAACCACGTGGAGAAGAAACCACTTGTGGCCCAGCTGGAGGCCATACAGGAAGCCACTAACTCGTGGGACAGGAAGTTGATGGTCTTCCTGGTCGACACTTCACAGGAAGAAAGGGACATCTGGGTGCATGACATCATGGCTGAATTTGCTGATGAGCTGACCAACGAGCTGTAG
- the tdrd7b gene encoding tudor domain-containing protein 7B isoform X5, which translates to MRDGQPEGKTGAHPNKMSNQNTPNRKGNPPAEKSDKRMTLPSRFQKEVHAHLSRNPQQTGPPLNLNESLTSGKGKPYNPQQVQGRIREILGKYSNGFWVSKLPQIYRELYKQDLPTEAIKDLDTWTHICTVEKTCSSNPSELLLYPAKEQTTTSSPSPILNPNSTSASVPTSNTPKDKPLPSSAQQRPASTHLTRSGSHSPQSPPSSSSSPSPPSSPATLSPDLKLKLEELLVKYSNGLWAHALPKLFQDTYKTKLPGHVLENLHLLSDICTIDYPMPDNPKRAILYRRSSSGGGGGEDENCNRRNSSVSEEELKVRQELGRRLSNQAVPSLQIPKEEYPSVLVVEATNTNGVILRYIGEGYSQAQESMEDEMREFYGLDQSSPTPLSSPSSGQLVAVRADEEEEILRAQVCEVMADKVKVYYVDHGFSEVISKTKVFELHEKFFQLPFQATKCKLAGLEPFCQEPAVLKKFETMASGRILLAEILERGQTPIVVLYDTSQDDDVNINAACMKALQDKTLASPLQVNSAYMNVTVSSVCSDGTIYCQLPSRGLAKLIEILENIETYFHSQVTSEFLVSRPFCGKGCLARYKGKWSRVEITNLHGSRVLDILFIDVGVQASVEVFELREIPPPFLRDLMAIPPQAVKCCLADLAVSVGSWTPDAVQWLREKVLNTTDCSMKVAKADETKRCIYVHLFTDKNFHDPARSLNHQMAQSDLFKKRPDVFLTSHSPAKIFTPTLSSKTSSTSDSTNGSPVSTSVPAKPHLRRTLSGPRGGGGGNTTTTSPPETPSSPSSSLQLPPLLELPPAGNNVDVYVSVACHPGHFVLQPWRDMYKLVVLMGEMILYYNKTEEKPLNIEKNQIYAAKVENSWHRVLVKGVLTNGLVSVYELDYGKHELVSCTQLRPLIKEFRQLPFQGITAQLAGVKPRQWSEEASIVFRNHVEKKPLVAQLEAIQEATNSWDRKLMVFLVDTSQEERDIWVHDIMAEFADELTNEL; encoded by the exons ATGAGGGATGGCCAGCCAGAGGGCAAGACTGGGGCACATCCGAACAAGATGTCCAATCAGAACACACCCAACAGGAAAGGGAATCCACCTGCAGAGAA GTCAGACAAGAGGATGACCCTCCCATCACGGTTTCAGAAGGAGGTACATGCTCACCTTTCCAGAAACCCCCAACAGACTGGTC CACCCTTGAATCTGAATGAGAGCCTCACCTCTGGGAAAGGAAAGCCCTACAACCCTCAGCAGGTCCAGGGTCGCATCAGGGAGATCCTGGGGAAGTACAGTAACGGGTTCTGGGTGTCGAAGCTGCCTCAGATCTACAGAGAGCTGTACAAACAGGACCTGCCCACTGAGGCCATCAAAGACCTGGATACCTGGACACACATATGCACT GTAGAGAAAACCTGCAGCAGCAACCCATCAGAGCTGTTACTCTACCCCGCCAAGGAACAGACCACCACATCCTCCCCTTCACCCATCCTTAACCCAAACTCCACCTCTGCCTCTGTCCCGACTTCAAACACCCCCAAAGACAAACCCCTGCCGTCCTCCGCCCAACAGAGACCCGCCAGCACCCATCTTACTCGCTCTGGTTCTCACTCTCCTCAGTCTCCACCATCGTCCTCCTCGTCCCCcagccctccctcctcccctgctACCCTCAGCCCGGACCTGAAGCTGAAactggaggagctgctggtgaAGTACTCCAACGGCTTGTGGGCCCACGCGCTGCCCAAGCTCTTCCAGGACACCTACAAA aCCAAACTGCCCGGACATGTCCTAGAGAACCTTCACCTCCTCTCTGACATCTGCACCATCGACTACCCGATGCCAGACAACCCCAAGAGGGCCATCTTGtacaggaggagcagcagtggaggtggaggaggagaggatgagaaCTGTAATAGGAGGAACTCCTCGGTCAgtgaggaggagctgaaggtGAGGCAGGAGCTGGGGAGGAGGCTCAGTAACCAGGCGGTGCCTTCTCTGCAGATCCCCAAAGAGGAGTACCCCTCTGTGCTGGTGGTGGAGGCCACCAACACCAATGGAGTTATACTCAG gtACATTGGTGAGGGTTACTCCCAGGCCCAGGAATCCATGGAGGATGAAATGAGGGAGTTTTACGGCCTGGACCAAAGCAGTCCAACTCCTTTATCGTCTCCATCCTCTGGCCAACTTGTTGCTGTCAGGGccgatgaggaggaggagattcTGAGGGCGCAAGTTTGCGAGGTCATGGCCGACAAGGTCAAG GTGTACTATGTGGATCATGGCTTCTCAGAGGTGATCAGCAAAACCAAAGTGTTTGAGCTGCACGAGAAGTTTTTCCAACTGCCTTTCCAGGCGACCAAGTGTAAACTGGCAG GCCTGGAGCCGTTCTGTCAGGAGCCTGCTGTGCTGAAGAAGTTTGAGACAATGGCAAGTGGAAGGATCCTATTGGCTGAGATCCTAGAGAGAGGGCAGACCCCTATTGTCGTCCTGTACGACACATCGCAGGATGATGATGTCAACATCAACGCTGCCTGCATGAAAGCCCTGCAGGACAAGACACTAGCCAGCCCGTTGCAG GTGAACAGCGCTTATATGAATGTGACTGTCAGCAGCGTCTGCTCAGATGGGACCATCTACTGCCAGCTGCCCTCCAGAGGCCTTGCCAAGCTGATTGAGATACTGGAGAATATAGAGACATACTTCCACTCACAG GTAACATCAGAGTTCCTGGTATCCAGACCTTTCTGTGGGAAAGGATGTCTGGCCCGCTACAAAGGCAAATGGTCCCGTGTAGAG ATCACCAACCTTCATGGCAGCAGAGTGCTAGACATCCTGTTCATTGATGTGGGTGTCCAGGCATCTGTAGAGGTATTTGAGCTGAGAGAGATCCCACCGCCGTTCCTCCGTGACCTTATGGCCATCCCACCACAG GCTGTGAAATGCTGTCTAGCAGACCTGGCTGTCAGTGTTGGATCCTGGACTCCAGATGCTGTCCAATGGCTTCGAGAGAAAGTGCTCAACACAACAGACTGTAGCATGAAg GTTGCCAAGGCAGATGAAACCAAGCGCTGCATCTACGTCCACCTTTTCACCGACAAGAACTTCCACGACCCGGCCCGTAGCCTCAACCATCAAATGGCCCAGTCTGACTTGTTCAAAAAGCGACCAGATGTTTTCCTGACGAGCCACAG CCCTGCCAAGATCTTCACACCCACTTTATCCTCTAAGACTTCCAGCACCAGTGACTCCACTAATGGGAGTCCAGTGTCAACTTCTGTCCCAGCGAAGCCCCATCTCAGGAGGACTCTATCAGGAcccagaggaggtggaggaggcaacACAACCACCACCAGCCCACCAGAGACACCATCATCCCCCTCATCCTCTCTCCAGCTGCCACCATTACTAGAGCTGCCCCCAGCAG GAAACAACGTTGACGTCTATGTATCAGTGGCGTGCCATCCAGGCCACTTTGTTCTGCAGCCCTGGAGAGATATGTACAAACTGGTGGTGTTAATGGGAGAGATGATTCTCTACTACAATAAAACTGAGGAGAAACCACTCAACATAGAGAAGAATCAGATATACGCTGCCAAAGTGGAGAATAG CTGGCATCGTGTGTTAGTGAAGGGAGTTCTGACCAATGGGTTGGTGTCTGTGTACGAGTTGGACTACGGTAAACATGAACTGGTCAGCTGCACCCAGCTCCGACCTCTGATCAAAGAGTTCAGACAGCTGCCGTTCCAGGGAATCACTGCTCAGCTGGCTG GAGTAAAGCCAAGGCAGTGGTCGGAGGAAGCCTCAATCGTTTTCAGGAACCACGTGGAGAAGAAACCACTTGTGGCCCAGCTGGAGGCCATACAGGAAGCCACTAACTCGTGGGACAGGAAGTTGATGGTCTTCCTGGTCGACACTTCACAGGAAGAAAGGGACATCTGGGTGCATGACATCATGGCTGAATTTGCTGATGAGCTGACCAACGAGCTGTAG